From Levilactobacillus zymae, a single genomic window includes:
- a CDS encoding VIT family protein has protein sequence MVANDTLRLKKSKKQHQTMDEKLNTLRAGVLGSNDGILTVVGVLFSVAAATTNQFTIFIAGLSDLIACAFSMASGEYASVSTQKDTERAAVAKEAELLKTNFDDELATVQKFYEGRGVTPATSLAIAKDLMSKNALETIVEVKYDIKLGHYMNPWDAAFSSLFSASAGGVFPLVAMTFLPVAWQWPGTIIAVILSVALTGFLSAKLSHGLVKTAIVRNIVVGIITMFIHYYVGQLF, from the coding sequence ATGGTAGCAAATGATACGTTGCGTTTAAAGAAGAGTAAGAAGCAACACCAAACGATGGATGAAAAGCTCAACACGTTGCGGGCTGGGGTGTTGGGGTCTAACGATGGTATTCTGACGGTAGTCGGGGTCCTATTCAGTGTGGCTGCGGCGACCACGAACCAGTTCACGATTTTTATCGCCGGTTTGTCTGACCTGATTGCCTGCGCCTTTTCGATGGCGTCTGGGGAATACGCCTCCGTTAGCACGCAAAAGGATACCGAACGGGCGGCGGTCGCTAAGGAAGCCGAGCTATTAAAGACCAACTTTGACGACGAACTCGCGACGGTCCAGAAGTTCTACGAAGGCCGGGGCGTCACGCCAGCAACGTCTTTGGCCATCGCCAAGGATCTGATGAGCAAGAACGCCCTGGAAACCATTGTCGAAGTGAAGTACGACATCAAGCTGGGACACTACATGAACCCATGGGATGCGGCCTTCTCCTCACTGTTCTCCGCGTCGGCCGGGGGGGTCTTTCCGCTGGTTGCGATGACCTTTCTGCCGGTGGCTTGGCAGTGGCCGGGGACCATCATTGCCGTGATCTTATCTGTGGCGTTGACGGGTTTTCTGAGCGCCAAGTTGAGTCACGGTCTGGTCAAGACGGCGATTGTCCGCAACATCGTGGTCGGGATTATTACCATGTTTATTCACTACTACGTCGGTCAGCTTTTCTAA
- a CDS encoding N-acetyltransferase: MSSFEGYHPLLTPLFRFDWLTQFRLKQVAAITNQDLAETAEWINTNMHQTMSRNALTWGIERRATHKLVGWGGFHTVDLPAHKGQAYLSGATLPASEQQEIVDRLVNFAQEELQLTVLTLKDSQNLDDAVVAAAGFEQDAQQNWRWSKH, from the coding sequence ATGTCTAGCTTTGAAGGCTATCACCCGCTACTCACCCCTTTGTTTCGCTTCGATTGGTTGACTCAGTTTCGCTTAAAGCAGGTGGCCGCCATCACCAATCAAGACCTCGCCGAAACGGCCGAGTGGATTAATACCAACATGCACCAAACCATGAGCCGCAACGCACTGACCTGGGGAATTGAACGACGGGCCACCCACAAGCTCGTGGGCTGGGGCGGCTTCCACACCGTCGACCTTCCCGCCCACAAGGGGCAGGCCTACCTGAGTGGCGCAACGCTGCCGGCCAGCGAACAACAAGAAATCGTTGACCGGCTCGTCAACTTCGCCCAAGAAGAACTTCAGCTAACCGTCCTCACGCTGAAGGACTCGCAGAACTTAGATGACGCCGTGGTGGCTGCAGCGGGCTTCGAACAAGACGCTCAGCAAAATTGGCGCTGGTCCAAGCACTAG
- a CDS encoding APC family permease, with protein sequence MSLFSLVMLTLSAIIGSGWLFGAGMAAQIAGPAAILSWILGAVVIGLIALNYIELGTMFPTSGGMSQYAAFSHGPLLGFVAGWANWLSLLTIIPIEAVAAVQYMSSWPWSWANWTRGFLHAGNVTNLGLVIVFLFILAFTLLNFWSVKLLTRFTSFISIFKLGVPTLTILVLVLTGFEPQNFAAKAGFMPGGSASIFAATTAAGIIFSYNAFQTTINMGNEIEHPERNIFWGIVIAFSISTVIYTFLQVAFIGAVPASALTHGWSGVNFESPFADIAILLNLNWLSTLLYLDAFVSPFGTGVSFVATTSRALAAMTGTKHMPTKLGEVNRKYQTPRRAMLVNMVLGVVLVAGFRNWSALSNVISTSTLIAYLTGPVTVMSLRRQAPDFTRPFRLRHLNWWAPVAYGLASLAIYWAKWPTTVEVFGVIALGLVFYVYYEVRRPKGWPQLRASLRGGRWLLAEMIWLTLMSLIGSHQFGGAGWLPYPLDFVGVLLGSWACYALGVHDAYRSESLDVAAELNQRVTE encoded by the coding sequence ATGAGTTTGTTTTCATTGGTCATGCTAACGCTCAGCGCCATCATTGGGTCGGGCTGGTTATTTGGGGCCGGAATGGCCGCCCAAATTGCCGGTCCGGCCGCTATTTTGTCCTGGATTTTAGGGGCCGTCGTGATTGGCCTGATTGCGTTAAACTACATCGAGTTGGGAACCATGTTTCCCACCAGTGGCGGGATGAGCCAGTACGCGGCGTTCTCCCACGGGCCGTTATTGGGGTTCGTGGCGGGGTGGGCCAACTGGTTGTCCCTATTAACCATTATTCCTATTGAGGCCGTGGCGGCCGTTCAGTACATGAGTTCGTGGCCCTGGTCTTGGGCCAACTGGACCCGGGGCTTTCTGCACGCCGGCAACGTCACCAATCTGGGGTTAGTGATTGTCTTTCTCTTCATCTTGGCCTTCACGTTGCTGAATTTCTGGTCGGTCAAGTTGTTGACGCGGTTTACCAGTTTTATTTCGATCTTTAAGCTGGGGGTTCCAACGCTGACGATTCTAGTGTTGGTCCTGACCGGTTTTGAGCCGCAAAACTTTGCGGCTAAGGCAGGCTTTATGCCGGGTGGCAGCGCGTCGATCTTTGCGGCGACCACCGCGGCGGGAATCATTTTTTCATATAACGCCTTTCAGACCACCATTAACATGGGTAACGAAATCGAGCACCCGGAGCGCAACATTTTCTGGGGTATCGTGATTGCCTTTAGCATTAGCACCGTGATTTATACGTTTTTGCAAGTGGCCTTTATCGGTGCCGTACCCGCGAGTGCGTTGACCCATGGTTGGTCGGGAGTCAACTTCGAGTCTCCGTTTGCCGATATCGCCATCCTATTAAATTTAAATTGGTTATCGACCTTACTCTACCTAGACGCGTTCGTATCGCCGTTCGGGACCGGGGTGTCGTTTGTGGCGACCACCAGCCGGGCGCTGGCGGCGATGACCGGCACCAAGCACATGCCGACTAAACTGGGAGAAGTTAACCGCAAGTACCAGACGCCCCGACGCGCCATGTTGGTGAACATGGTGTTGGGGGTGGTGCTGGTGGCAGGATTCCGAAACTGGAGTGCTCTGTCTAACGTGATTTCCACGTCCACGCTGATTGCGTATCTGACCGGACCGGTGACGGTGATGAGTCTACGGCGGCAAGCGCCGGACTTTACCCGACCGTTTCGGTTGCGGCACCTAAATTGGTGGGCTCCGGTAGCCTATGGGTTGGCCAGTCTCGCGATTTACTGGGCCAAGTGGCCCACCACGGTCGAAGTCTTCGGGGTGATTGCGTTAGGCCTAGTGTTCTACGTGTATTACGAGGTGCGGCGGCCGAAGGGCTGGCCGCAGCTACGGGCCAGTCTACGCGGCGGCCGCTGGTTGTTAGCCGAGATGATTTGGTTAACGCTAATGTCGTTAATCGGTAGTCACCAGTTCGGTGGCGCCGGTTGGTTGCCATATCCACTAGACTTTGTCGGAGTCCTGCTGGGCAGCTGGGCGTGCTACGCGCTAGGCGTTCACGACGCTTATCGCAGCGAATCTCTGGACGTGGCGGCTGAATTGAACCAACGAGTTACCGAATAG
- the pstC gene encoding phosphate ABC transporter permease subunit PstC, which produces MEQTSSGFKQEDTQPKDWAQQLHHATRATREDWLGRGISYLCIGVIILVVASMLWFITSKGIATFTQNHVNIGQFLTGTNWAPDQGKNGALPMILGSFAVTFAAAIVATPFAVGTAIFMTEISPKRGRKVLQPVIELLVGIPSVVYGFIGLAVVVPFMRHLVGGSGFGIISATFVLFVMVLPTITTMTVDSLRAVPRFYKEASLALGATRWQTVSRVILRAATPGILTAIIFGMARAFGEALAVQMVIGNAAVMPKNLISPASTLTSQLTTGIGDTIDGTLPNNALWSLALILLLMSLFFNALVRVIAKRGQLSHER; this is translated from the coding sequence ATGGAGCAAACAAGTTCAGGCTTTAAACAGGAAGACACCCAGCCGAAAGACTGGGCGCAACAGTTGCATCACGCGACCCGTGCCACCCGTGAGGACTGGCTCGGTCGGGGGATTAGTTACCTATGTATTGGGGTCATCATCTTGGTGGTCGCCTCGATGCTGTGGTTCATTACCTCGAAAGGGATTGCGACGTTTACGCAAAACCACGTTAACATTGGTCAATTCTTGACCGGGACGAACTGGGCACCGGATCAAGGGAAGAACGGCGCATTGCCCATGATTTTGGGATCGTTTGCGGTGACTTTTGCCGCAGCTATCGTGGCAACGCCGTTTGCGGTGGGGACGGCCATCTTCATGACCGAAATTTCCCCGAAACGGGGACGTAAGGTCCTCCAGCCCGTGATTGAACTACTGGTCGGGATTCCGTCCGTGGTCTACGGGTTTATCGGATTGGCCGTGGTAGTGCCGTTCATGCGGCACCTGGTTGGTGGTTCCGGGTTTGGGATCATCTCCGCAACCTTCGTACTGTTCGTGATGGTGCTACCCACGATCACCACGATGACGGTCGATAGCTTACGGGCCGTGCCGCGCTTTTATAAGGAAGCCTCGTTAGCCTTAGGGGCGACGCGGTGGCAGACCGTTTCGCGGGTGATTCTTCGAGCGGCGACGCCAGGTATCCTGACCGCCATTATTTTCGGGATGGCCCGGGCTTTTGGGGAAGCCTTAGCCGTCCAAATGGTGATTGGGAATGCGGCCGTGATGCCGAAAAACCTGATTTCGCCAGCTTCGACGCTGACCAGTCAACTGACGACGGGGATTGGGGACACGATTGATGGGACTTTGCCCAATAATGCCCTGTGGTCGCTAGCTTTAATTTTATTATTGATGTCATTGTTCTTTAACGCCTTAGTGCGGGTCATTGCCAAGAGGGGGCAACTTAGCCATGAACGCTAA
- the pstA gene encoding phosphate ABC transporter permease PstA, with product MNAKRKDLLATIIIDAIVATVVGILVFLLAYILISGLPHVSWSFLTGSADSFSGAGGIGVQLFNSFYLLILTMLISIPISLGAGIYLAEYAKDNWRTRLIRSAIEVLSSLPSVVVGLFGFLLFVVKFKIGFSVISGAIALTFFNLPLLTRNIEESLSAVPRSQREAGLSLGLSKWKTEIGIILPVALPGIVTGVVLSAGRVFGEAAALIYTAGQSAPVTNFADWNPMDAASPLNPLRPAETLAVHIWKVNTEGLASNAAQLSAAASAVLIIAVLLFNLFARVLGNYLYRRVTASK from the coding sequence ATGAACGCTAAACGAAAAGACTTATTGGCGACGATTATCATCGACGCCATTGTGGCAACGGTGGTCGGCATCTTAGTTTTCTTGCTGGCCTACATCCTGATTTCGGGATTACCCCACGTGAGCTGGTCGTTTCTGACCGGGTCCGCCGACTCCTTTAGTGGGGCCGGGGGCATTGGGGTCCAACTCTTCAATTCGTTTTATTTGTTGATTCTGACCATGTTAATTTCGATTCCCATTTCGCTGGGCGCCGGGATCTACTTGGCCGAATACGCCAAGGACAACTGGCGCACGCGGTTGATTCGTTCCGCCATCGAAGTCCTCAGTTCGCTACCTTCCGTGGTGGTCGGCTTGTTTGGCTTCTTGCTGTTCGTGGTGAAGTTCAAGATTGGTTTCTCGGTGATTTCCGGGGCCATCGCCTTGACGTTCTTTAACCTGCCATTATTGACCAGAAACATCGAAGAGTCCCTGAGTGCGGTGCCCCGCAGTCAACGGGAAGCCGGGCTCTCGTTGGGCTTGTCGAAATGGAAAACGGAAATTGGGATTATTTTACCGGTCGCCTTACCCGGCATCGTTACCGGGGTTGTCTTAAGTGCCGGGCGGGTCTTTGGGGAAGCCGCCGCGCTGATTTACACCGCGGGCCAAAGTGCGCCCGTGACCAACTTTGCGGACTGGAACCCGATGGATGCAGCCAGTCCGTTGAACCCCCTGCGACCGGCCGAAACGCTGGCCGTGCACATCTGGAAAGTCAACACGGAAGGGCTGGCTTCGAACGCGGCGCAGCTTTCCGCGGCGGCTTCGGCGGTCTTGATTATTGCCGTGCTGTTGTTCAACCTGTTCGCCCGGGTCCTGGGGAATTACCTCTACCGGCGCGTCACGGCTAGCAAGTAA
- a CDS encoding sce7725 family protein gives MIYFPYFRGRQFDLQALKAIAQQRILPPNLIPIIEPVRDIKALPQTVAAFVEHDQPLVIVTNPTVSDYALTQQKLHDWSPWRDNPNLILGHVLGPTTTPEALTPLKGHHTLLIARQYDELAAAQGAGWLDLPTYLLVPPEARIRQLLHRPTVSLFDHAWFPDREQTYADLTDGFFSDDWQRATWAHDQGFSDYTLTGGHYSEHGYPARAVTLHLTYFAGDQLRIRRFVSDDRSDYKHPKEKFFQAVAKLAAWLPDQPAATQTPAAQQLAAYHDQHHFPGLGVVKRLSSEHHLQLMAAFFRQNYPV, from the coding sequence ATGATCTACTTTCCGTACTTTCGTGGGCGGCAGTTCGATCTGCAGGCGTTAAAAGCCATTGCCCAGCAACGGATCCTTCCGCCCAACCTCATCCCCATCATCGAACCGGTCCGCGATATCAAAGCTCTCCCGCAAACCGTGGCCGCCTTTGTCGAGCACGACCAGCCACTGGTCATCGTGACCAATCCCACGGTCAGCGACTACGCGTTGACCCAACAAAAACTCCACGACTGGTCCCCGTGGCGCGACAACCCCAACCTCATCTTGGGCCACGTCCTCGGACCGACGACCACACCAGAAGCCTTGACGCCGCTAAAGGGTCACCACACCCTGTTGATTGCTCGCCAATACGACGAACTCGCCGCGGCCCAGGGCGCCGGGTGGCTCGACTTACCCACCTATCTGCTGGTCCCACCCGAAGCCCGCATTCGGCAATTGCTTCACCGCCCAACCGTCAGCTTGTTCGACCACGCGTGGTTTCCCGACCGCGAGCAGACCTACGCCGACCTGACCGATGGCTTCTTCAGTGACGATTGGCAACGCGCAACCTGGGCGCACGACCAGGGCTTTAGCGACTACACCCTCACCGGCGGTCACTACAGCGAACACGGGTATCCGGCCCGCGCCGTGACGCTTCACCTGACCTATTTTGCCGGCGACCAATTACGCATTCGCCGCTTTGTGTCGGACGACCGCAGTGACTACAAGCATCCCAAGGAAAAGTTTTTCCAGGCCGTGGCCAAGCTGGCGGCCTGGCTTCCCGACCAACCCGCGGCGACGCAAACGCCAGCGGCCCAACAGTTGGCGGCCTACCACGACCAACACCACTTTCCAGGCCTCGGCGTGGTCAAGCGACTCAGCTCGGAACACCACCTCCAACTGATGGCGGCTTTTTTCCGCCAAAATTATCCGGTTTAG
- a CDS encoding ATP-dependent DNA helicase, whose product MSIKLGVRDLVEFTLRTGDLGVTSNSQNTALLGAQIHRRLQKQRGTDYQKEYYLDLPLTLAGHDYLLHGRADGVTLASDEATTANIEEIKTSDTDFDQLSDNTLTLYWAQVKLYAHMLFCKLPTLTSLTLTLTYYQTSTDQVTQTDQTIDRDTAKTFFHQVIDEYETWLTFRDELRQRRDPTVQALDFPFGQYRPGQRELAVAVYKTVLSRKRLFAEAPTGTGKTISTLFPTIKAIGEGVIQRIFYLTAKQSTRRVAEEAITLMATQGLKLKSITLTAKDKIRFPEEVDLLPENNPFMLGYYDRLKPALLDLIQHNDQLTRDVIETYARKHTLDPFEFQLDAGLFCDVVIGDYNYLFDPQVHLQRFFATTDPDNFFLIDEAHNLVDRSRDMYSAAISSRPLDRLLDQSEGLSQASAKLRRRLRDLRDTFTDVAAPLRQSGQTDTTFLTPPEAFNHELGRLIEAIHDWLADQPQTPFTQAILDFYFTAISYQRIGEYYDDTYRMRLTLEDDNVTLKQLCLDPSAFLADSLALGHGAVLFSATLSPLSYYQTVLGGGTDSLAYRLESPFPPEHQQILITNYIQTTYKQRQANLANILLAIKTLVDGRTGNYLIFLPSYSYLLTVRQAFELAYPKVHTISQEAQMTETARQDFLDAFTTNPERTLVGFALLGGIFSEGIDLKGQRLIGVGIVSVGLPGISPENDLIRDYFDQQDQPGFAFAYQLPGLNNVFQAAGRLIRGAQDVGVILLMDQRFATSRYTQLYPQHWQHYQRLYRPEQLGPAIAHFWTQEAPQHEN is encoded by the coding sequence ATGTCAATCAAACTCGGGGTTCGCGACCTGGTCGAGTTCACCCTACGAACCGGCGATTTAGGCGTCACGTCCAACAGCCAAAATACGGCGTTATTGGGCGCTCAAATTCACCGGCGCCTGCAAAAGCAACGCGGCACCGACTACCAAAAAGAATACTACCTAGATTTGCCCCTCACATTGGCGGGCCACGACTACCTCCTGCACGGTCGAGCCGACGGGGTCACGTTAGCATCAGATGAAGCCACCACGGCCAATATCGAAGAGATCAAAACGTCGGATACGGACTTCGACCAGCTCAGCGACAACACCTTGACCCTGTATTGGGCCCAGGTCAAGCTGTACGCGCACATGCTATTCTGCAAGCTGCCGACGTTGACCAGCCTCACGCTGACGTTAACCTATTACCAGACCAGCACGGACCAGGTCACCCAAACCGACCAGACTATCGACCGGGACACCGCCAAAACCTTTTTTCACCAAGTCATCGACGAATACGAGACCTGGTTAACCTTTCGGGACGAGCTCCGGCAACGCCGCGACCCCACGGTGCAAGCCTTGGACTTTCCCTTCGGTCAGTACCGCCCCGGGCAACGCGAACTCGCCGTGGCCGTCTACAAGACCGTTCTCAGTCGTAAACGGCTCTTTGCGGAAGCCCCCACCGGGACCGGGAAGACCATCTCAACGTTGTTTCCCACCATTAAAGCCATCGGCGAGGGCGTGATTCAACGTATTTTCTACCTGACCGCCAAACAGAGTACCCGCCGCGTGGCCGAGGAAGCCATCACGTTAATGGCCACCCAGGGGCTAAAACTCAAAAGCATCACCCTGACCGCCAAAGACAAAATCCGCTTTCCCGAAGAAGTCGACCTATTGCCCGAAAACAACCCGTTCATGCTGGGCTACTACGACCGACTGAAGCCGGCATTACTCGATTTGATTCAGCATAACGACCAGCTCACCCGCGACGTCATTGAAACCTACGCGCGCAAACATACCCTGGATCCGTTTGAATTTCAATTGGACGCCGGCCTTTTTTGTGATGTCGTGATTGGCGACTACAATTATCTCTTCGACCCACAGGTGCACCTCCAACGCTTCTTCGCCACTACCGACCCGGACAACTTTTTCCTAATCGACGAAGCCCACAACCTGGTCGACCGTTCCCGTGATATGTATTCGGCGGCCATCAGCAGTCGGCCGCTGGACCGCCTATTGGACCAAAGCGAGGGGTTATCCCAGGCCTCTGCCAAACTCCGCCGCCGGTTACGCGACCTGCGCGACACCTTTACCGACGTCGCCGCCCCCTTACGGCAGAGCGGCCAAACCGACACCACCTTCTTGACACCACCCGAAGCCTTTAACCACGAGCTGGGTCGCCTGATTGAAGCCATCCACGACTGGCTGGCCGATCAACCGCAAACACCCTTCACCCAGGCGATTCTCGACTTTTACTTTACGGCCATCAGCTACCAGCGTATCGGCGAGTACTACGACGACACCTACCGGATGCGCCTGACCCTCGAGGACGATAACGTCACACTCAAACAGCTTTGTCTCGACCCCAGTGCCTTTCTGGCCGATAGTCTGGCATTAGGTCACGGAGCTGTGCTGTTCTCGGCGACCCTCTCGCCGTTAAGCTACTACCAGACCGTCCTGGGGGGTGGCACCGACAGTTTGGCTTACCGTCTGGAGTCACCCTTCCCGCCGGAACACCAACAAATCCTTATCACCAACTACATTCAAACCACCTACAAACAACGTCAAGCCAACCTCGCCAATATCTTGTTAGCGATTAAAACGCTGGTGGATGGCCGCACCGGCAACTACTTAATTTTTCTGCCCTCCTACAGCTACCTATTGACGGTCCGGCAAGCCTTCGAGCTGGCCTACCCCAAGGTTCACACGATTAGCCAAGAGGCCCAGATGACCGAAACCGCGCGCCAAGATTTCCTCGACGCTTTCACCACCAATCCGGAGCGGACGTTGGTTGGTTTCGCGCTACTGGGGGGGATCTTCTCCGAAGGTATCGACCTGAAAGGCCAGCGGTTGATCGGCGTGGGCATCGTCAGCGTGGGTCTGCCGGGGATTAGCCCCGAAAATGACTTGATTCGCGACTACTTCGACCAGCAGGACCAACCTGGATTCGCCTTTGCCTACCAGTTGCCCGGTCTCAACAACGTCTTTCAGGCCGCTGGGCGTTTGATTCGGGGGGCTCAGGACGTCGGGGTGATTTTACTGATGGATCAGCGGTTTGCCACCTCGCGTTACACCCAGCTTTACCCGCAGCATTGGCAGCATTACCAACGACTCTACCGGCCCGAACAGTTGGGCCCGGCCATCGCTCACTTTTGGACTCAGGAGGCCCCGCAGCATGAAAACTAA
- a CDS encoding phosphate ABC transporter substrate-binding protein PstS family protein, producing the protein MNKGTKLAMGFATITLLLAGCGKATSSTSSSKSSSAELSGKVTAVGSTALQPLAAKAGANFTSKHSKVNLTVQGGGSGTGLSQVQSGAVSLGDSDIFAEEKKGIDASKLTDHKVAVVGMGPVVNKDAGVKNLKMSQLKQIFTGKITNWKMVGGKDQKIVIINRAQGSGTRATFENAVLKGATAVKSQEQDSNGAVQKIVATTPGAVSYLAFSYYTNKLQAVSVDNIAPTDNNVENNKWKIWSYEHMYTKGTPNATTAAFLKYMTSKDVQNSLVKDMGYISIHDMQVTKDAKGVVTSK; encoded by the coding sequence ATGAATAAAGGAACAAAGTTAGCAATGGGGTTTGCCACGATCACCTTATTATTGGCAGGTTGTGGGAAAGCCACCAGTTCAACTAGCAGTAGTAAGTCTAGTAGTGCAGAACTTTCTGGTAAGGTAACGGCAGTGGGCTCGACGGCGCTACAACCCTTAGCAGCTAAGGCTGGCGCTAACTTTACGTCAAAGCACAGTAAGGTTAACTTGACGGTTCAAGGCGGCGGTTCAGGGACCGGGCTGAGCCAAGTTCAATCTGGTGCGGTTTCGCTTGGGGATTCTGATATCTTCGCCGAAGAAAAGAAGGGGATTGACGCTAGCAAGTTGACCGACCACAAGGTGGCCGTTGTCGGCATGGGTCCGGTGGTCAACAAGGATGCCGGCGTGAAGAACCTGAAGATGTCGCAATTAAAGCAAATCTTTACGGGTAAGATTACCAACTGGAAGATGGTTGGCGGGAAGGATCAAAAGATCGTCATCATCAACCGGGCCCAAGGTTCCGGGACCCGAGCAACCTTTGAAAATGCTGTTTTGAAGGGCGCAACGGCCGTGAAGTCCCAAGAACAAGACTCCAACGGTGCGGTGCAAAAGATTGTGGCCACGACGCCAGGGGCCGTGAGTTACTTAGCCTTCTCTTACTACACCAACAAGTTACAAGCCGTTTCGGTCGATAACATCGCCCCAACGGATAACAACGTGGAAAACAACAAGTGGAAGATCTGGTCCTATGAACACATGTACACTAAGGGCACGCCTAACGCAACCACGGCGGCCTTCCTGAAGTACATGACGTCTAAGGACGTTCAGAACAGTCTCGTTAAGGATATGGGTTACATCAGCATTCACGACATGCAAGTGACGAAGGATGCGAAGGGCGTTGTGACGTCTAAGTAA
- a CDS encoding lactonase family protein, which yields MTEEFYIGTYTKRISRGIYQVSVDQDAAKLTNCEWLASAGSPTYIAKSKAQRLYVINKKETDGQTEGGLIIYDMSDKKPRAIQQVLTPGSSPAYVAVDEARQLVYTANYHTAKITVYAIAADGSLTVADELTDTDPVGPAPEQADGPHPHYADLTPDGRLVVCDLGTDRVYLYDVADNGKLSIVSHVDLPAGYGPRHIVFDASKSVVYLVGELSSNVATLTYDEQAGKFAVKQITHVIPDDWTAHNGSAAIRLSSDGRFVYVSNRGNNSITVLKTADDGTLTEIQRIATEGDFPRDFNWTADESLVLVVHQKSDNASLFKRDAETGKLTLAQKDFMVPEGVSVLPA from the coding sequence ATGACCGAAGAGTTTTACATTGGGACTTATACCAAACGCATCAGTCGTGGGATTTATCAGGTGAGCGTCGATCAAGATGCCGCTAAGTTGACGAATTGCGAATGGTTGGCATCTGCCGGCAGCCCAACTTATATTGCAAAATCAAAGGCACAACGTTTGTACGTCATCAACAAGAAAGAAACCGATGGCCAAACGGAGGGTGGTCTGATTATCTACGACATGTCAGACAAGAAGCCACGGGCCATTCAACAGGTCTTGACGCCGGGCTCTTCACCCGCCTACGTTGCCGTGGATGAAGCGCGGCAGCTGGTTTACACCGCCAATTACCACACGGCTAAGATTACGGTTTACGCCATTGCGGCGGACGGTTCACTGACCGTTGCCGATGAATTGACGGATACCGATCCCGTGGGCCCAGCCCCCGAACAGGCTGACGGGCCCCATCCCCACTATGCCGATCTGACACCGGATGGTCGGTTAGTGGTATGTGACTTAGGAACGGATCGGGTTTACCTCTACGACGTTGCCGACAATGGGAAGCTGTCCATTGTGAGTCACGTCGATTTACCTGCCGGTTACGGTCCGCGGCACATCGTCTTTGATGCGTCGAAGAGCGTGGTTTACCTGGTTGGGGAGTTGAGTAGTAACGTTGCCACGTTAACCTATGACGAACAAGCCGGCAAATTTGCGGTCAAGCAAATTACCCACGTCATCCCGGATGATTGGACGGCGCATAACGGGTCCGCAGCCATTCGCTTAAGCAGTGACGGGCGTTTCGTATACGTTTCTAACCGGGGGAACAACTCGATTACGGTTCTGAAGACCGCCGATGACGGAACGTTGACCGAAATTCAACGAATTGCGACGGAAGGGGACTTCCCCCGGGACTTTAACTGGACGGCCGACGAAAGCTTGGTCTTAGTGGTTCACCAAAAGTCCGATAACGCGAGTCTCTTTAAGCGCGATGCCGAAACGGGGAAGTTGACGCTAGCGCAAAAGGACTTCATGGTGCCCGAAGGTGTCAGCGTCTTACCTGCTTAA
- the pstB gene encoding phosphate ABC transporter ATP-binding protein PstB, with protein sequence MLKDYSFDQTAVQTFDDHVALALKTEDLQVYYGSNHAMHDANLAFPKNQITALIGASGSGKSTYLRSLNRMNDTIATVTGKIWYHGVDINQPDVNIYEIRRHIGMVFQRPNPFAKSIRENIIYALRATGIKDKRVLNQRVEQSLKGVALWDEVKDTLDKSALALSGGQQQRLCIARSIAMEPDVLLLDEPCSALDPISTVKVEETLLELQKKYTIIIVTHNMQQAARISSQCAFFHLGHVMEYAPTATMFSTPKIQVTQDYVSGSFG encoded by the coding sequence ATGTTAAAAGATTATTCCTTTGACCAAACGGCCGTGCAGACGTTCGATGATCACGTCGCACTGGCCTTAAAAACCGAAGATCTACAAGTTTACTATGGCAGTAACCACGCCATGCACGACGCCAACCTGGCGTTTCCTAAGAACCAGATCACCGCGTTGATTGGGGCGTCGGGGTCCGGGAAATCGACCTATTTACGGTCGTTGAACCGGATGAACGACACCATCGCCACCGTGACCGGTAAAATTTGGTATCACGGGGTGGACATCAATCAGCCGGACGTCAACATTTACGAGATTCGGCGCCACATCGGCATGGTGTTCCAACGGCCGAATCCGTTTGCCAAGTCGATTCGTGAAAACATCATTTACGCGTTGCGGGCTACCGGCATCAAGGACAAAAGGGTACTCAACCAACGCGTAGAACAAAGCCTTAAGGGGGTGGCGTTGTGGGACGAGGTCAAGGACACCCTGGATAAGAGTGCGCTGGCGTTATCCGGGGGGCAGCAACAACGGCTGTGCATCGCCCGGTCGATTGCCATGGAACCGGACGTCCTGCTACTGGACGAACCCTGCAGTGCCCTGGACCCGATTTCCACGGTCAAGGTCGAAGAGACCTTACTGGAACTGCAGAAGAAATACACGATTATCATCGTGACGCACAACATGCAGCAGGCGGCTCGGATCAGTAGTCAGTGTGCCTTCTTCCATTTGGGCCACGTGATGGAATACGCCCCGACCGCCACCATGTTCAGTACGCCCAAGATTCAAGTCACCCAGGACTATGTGTCGGGTAGTTTTGGTTAA